One genomic window of Polyangium aurulentum includes the following:
- a CDS encoding acyl-CoA dehydrogenase family protein, with product MDFDLSPDQKLLESTAAAFIRKESPVTRMRALREDSVGWTPEFWKKMADLGWLGLAFPESAGGFGGSFVDVALVIEQLGAGLVPEPFIPSLLAGTAILRAGSPAQHERFLPSLIAGDTSLAFAYAERGSRFDPTWVESTATREGSDYVLRGEKVFVENGQAADAIVVSARTSGGPGDADGISLFVLERGAPGLRVTPVKTMDGRRAAMIGLDGVRVSEASRLGPEGGAAGVLDEIVDLGAAAACAEGVGVMRTVLQMTVDYLRTREQFGVKIGTFQALQHRAVDMFVRTELARSTSIMASIRVADPDPVERRTAISAAKVELAIAGRFVTQQAIQLHGGIGITDEHDVGLYFKRMHVLNVVFGDEEHHLARFSAQPSFTRGIETTAS from the coding sequence ATGGATTTCGATCTCAGCCCGGACCAGAAGCTCCTCGAAAGCACGGCGGCGGCGTTCATCCGCAAGGAGTCGCCCGTGACGCGCATGCGCGCCCTGCGCGAGGATTCCGTCGGTTGGACGCCCGAATTCTGGAAGAAGATGGCCGATCTCGGCTGGCTCGGCCTCGCCTTCCCCGAGTCGGCGGGCGGCTTCGGTGGCTCGTTCGTCGACGTCGCGCTGGTCATCGAGCAGCTCGGCGCGGGCCTCGTGCCCGAGCCCTTCATTCCCTCGCTCCTCGCGGGAACGGCCATCCTGCGCGCGGGGAGCCCCGCGCAGCACGAGCGCTTTCTGCCCTCGCTCATCGCGGGCGACACGAGCCTCGCCTTCGCCTACGCCGAGCGCGGCAGCCGCTTCGATCCCACGTGGGTCGAGAGCACGGCCACGCGCGAGGGGAGCGATTACGTGCTCCGCGGCGAGAAGGTGTTTGTCGAGAATGGCCAGGCGGCGGATGCGATCGTCGTCTCGGCCCGCACGTCCGGTGGGCCGGGCGATGCCGATGGCATCTCGCTCTTCGTGCTCGAGCGCGGTGCGCCTGGATTGCGCGTGACGCCGGTCAAGACGATGGATGGCCGGCGCGCGGCCATGATCGGGCTCGATGGCGTGCGCGTGTCCGAGGCGAGCCGGCTCGGGCCCGAGGGCGGGGCGGCGGGGGTGCTCGACGAGATCGTCGACCTCGGCGCCGCGGCTGCGTGCGCCGAGGGCGTGGGCGTGATGCGCACGGTCCTGCAAATGACGGTCGATTACCTGCGCACGCGCGAGCAATTCGGCGTCAAGATCGGCACCTTCCAGGCGCTCCAGCACCGGGCCGTCGATATGTTCGTCCGAACCGAGCTCGCGCGCAGCACGTCGATCATGGCGAGCATCCGCGTCGCCGATCCGGATCCGGTCGAGCGGCGGACGGCGATCTCCGCGGCCAAGGTCGAGCTCGCGATCGCGGGCCGCTTCGTCACCCAGCAGGCAATTCAGCTCCACGGCGGCATCGGCATCACCGACGAGCACGACGTAGGACTTTATTTCAAGCGAATGCACGTCCTGAACGTCGTATTCGGTGACGAAGAGCACCACCTCGCCCGCTTCTCCGCGCAGCCGTCCTTCACGCGCGGTATCGAGACCACGGCTTCGTGA
- a CDS encoding STAS domain-containing protein, translating into MTMVHSTATKGKSRAQGSPLRVQVGGVEVTFEHARGMQFYMGLPTVTMWTESSMAGLMLGMQRMVGTERFNLALQSGGRDSVDGDWEHIQSYATFEEGMRSLAKVAASAGWGLWELVSIDRERAEARFRCKNGWECVYQRSLDVCWGSSMMAGKFAGLCTRLFGKNCWAQQTAFQARGDDADEFWIRPSDVTVEGEIERLLGTDEATRADLAVALEKLRREVAERRETEEALRRSEQEKVYLIEQQKQTIQALSTPIIQVWDGVVTLPIVGMLGSTRAETIMVNLLQVIVDKSAQYAILDVTGVDSVDAETADHIVRIMRAVELLGARAIVSGIRPKVAQALVEIGVDLSALGTAANLQEALKGCFRAMGVQTGGAPAVSMSRRRI; encoded by the coding sequence ATGACGATGGTGCATTCGACGGCGACGAAGGGGAAGTCGCGCGCCCAGGGCTCGCCGCTGCGGGTCCAGGTCGGAGGCGTGGAGGTCACCTTCGAGCACGCCCGGGGCATGCAGTTCTACATGGGGCTGCCGACGGTCACCATGTGGACCGAGAGCAGCATGGCGGGGCTGATGCTCGGGATGCAGCGAATGGTGGGCACGGAGCGGTTCAACCTCGCATTGCAGAGCGGCGGGCGTGACAGCGTCGACGGGGATTGGGAGCACATCCAGTCCTACGCGACGTTCGAGGAGGGAATGCGCTCTCTCGCGAAGGTGGCCGCGTCGGCGGGCTGGGGGCTCTGGGAGCTCGTATCGATCGACCGGGAGCGGGCCGAGGCGCGGTTTCGCTGCAAGAATGGCTGGGAGTGCGTCTACCAGCGCTCGCTCGACGTGTGCTGGGGCTCGAGCATGATGGCGGGCAAATTCGCCGGCCTGTGCACGCGCCTCTTCGGCAAGAACTGCTGGGCGCAACAGACCGCGTTCCAGGCTCGCGGCGACGACGCCGACGAATTCTGGATCCGGCCGTCGGACGTGACGGTCGAGGGCGAGATCGAGCGATTGCTGGGCACGGACGAGGCGACGCGGGCGGACCTCGCGGTGGCGCTCGAGAAGCTCAGGCGCGAGGTCGCCGAGCGGCGCGAGACCGAGGAGGCGCTGCGCCGGAGCGAGCAGGAGAAAGTCTACCTCATCGAGCAGCAGAAGCAGACCATCCAGGCGCTGTCGACGCCGATCATTCAGGTATGGGACGGCGTGGTGACGCTGCCCATCGTGGGAATGCTCGGCTCGACGCGCGCGGAGACGATCATGGTGAACCTGCTCCAGGTCATCGTGGACAAGTCCGCGCAGTATGCGATCCTGGACGTGACGGGCGTGGACAGCGTGGACGCGGAGACGGCGGACCATATCGTGCGCATCATGCGCGCGGTCGAGCTGCTCGGGGCGCGCGCGATCGTGAGCGGCATCCGGCCGAAGGTGGCGCAGGCGCTGGTCGAGATCGGCGTCGATCTCTCCGCGCTCGGGACGGCAGCGAATCTCCAGGAGGCGCTCAAGGGATGCTTCCGGGCGATGGGCGTGCAAACGGGCGGCGCGCCGGCGGTCTCGATGTCTCGACGCCGTATTTGA
- a CDS encoding acyl-CoA dehydrogenase family protein yields MAQHDETPDKRRLREEARAFFQDNRPADPGFKLPQTFLEVESERQFLWLKEWQRRVHDAGLLGVEWPEAYGGRGMPPGSQRVVAEEMSRAGVPFIVNRIGLDWAGPTILAEGTEEQKKRYLRNILACEEVWCQGFSEPGAGSDLASLRTTAVRRGDHYVINGHKVWTTQAMWADWMILLARTDAAAPKHVGISYFLFPMKSQGVSVRPLVKMTGEGGFNQVLFEDVEIPASSLLGKEGEGWRLAVMTLAFERGAQEGSATGGILSDAVRVGRIVELAREARRDGRPASEDPWVRDKIAELAIEEEALLASALRMKVPGLVEERPMAIPFMGKLVGSELSQRLAALAQEVEGPAAQYAFGAERAIEGGHYQRAYMNSFGFTIGGGTSEIQRNLIGERILGLPRST; encoded by the coding sequence ATGGCTCAGCACGACGAGACCCCCGACAAACGCCGCCTGCGCGAGGAGGCGCGCGCGTTCTTCCAGGACAACCGCCCGGCGGATCCGGGCTTCAAGCTGCCGCAGACGTTCCTCGAGGTGGAATCCGAGCGGCAATTTCTCTGGCTCAAGGAATGGCAACGCCGGGTCCATGACGCGGGCCTGCTCGGGGTCGAGTGGCCCGAGGCGTACGGGGGCCGGGGCATGCCGCCCGGGTCGCAGCGCGTGGTGGCCGAGGAGATGTCGCGCGCGGGCGTGCCCTTCATCGTCAATCGCATCGGCCTCGACTGGGCGGGCCCGACGATCCTCGCCGAGGGCACGGAGGAGCAGAAGAAGCGCTATCTGCGGAACATCCTCGCGTGCGAGGAGGTGTGGTGCCAGGGCTTCAGCGAGCCAGGCGCCGGCAGCGACCTCGCCAGCCTGCGCACGACCGCGGTGCGCCGGGGCGATCATTACGTCATCAATGGTCACAAGGTGTGGACCACGCAGGCGATGTGGGCGGACTGGATGATCCTGCTCGCGCGCACGGACGCGGCGGCGCCCAAGCACGTGGGTATCAGCTATTTCCTGTTTCCAATGAAATCGCAGGGCGTGAGCGTTCGCCCGCTCGTGAAGATGACGGGCGAGGGCGGGTTCAATCAGGTGCTCTTCGAGGACGTCGAGATTCCGGCGTCGAGCCTGCTCGGCAAGGAGGGCGAGGGCTGGAGGCTCGCGGTGATGACCCTGGCCTTCGAGCGCGGGGCGCAGGAGGGGAGCGCGACGGGCGGGATCCTGTCGGACGCGGTGCGGGTCGGGCGCATCGTCGAGCTCGCGCGCGAGGCGCGGCGCGACGGGCGGCCAGCGAGCGAGGATCCGTGGGTGCGCGACAAGATCGCGGAGCTCGCAATCGAGGAGGAGGCGCTCCTGGCGAGCGCGCTGCGGATGAAGGTGCCGGGGCTCGTGGAGGAGCGGCCGATGGCGATTCCTTTCATGGGCAAGCTCGTGGGCAGCGAGCTGAGCCAGAGGCTCGCCGCGCTCGCGCAGGAGGTCGAGGGGCCCGCGGCGCAATACGCGTTCGGGGCGGAGCGCGCGATCGAGGGCGGCCATTACCAGCGGGCGTACATGAACAGCTTCGGCTTCACCATTGGCGGCGGCACGAGCGAGATCCAGCGGAACCTGATCGGCGAGCGGATCCTGGGCCTGCCGAGGAGCACCTGA
- a CDS encoding acyl-CoA dehydrogenase family protein, which translates to MTNVIPDDFGYGEEQAMLRREARKVLEGASTTAAVRGWMETPAGFDEGMWRTAAEAGWLGLAVPAEHGGSGLGAVSLAVLMEEMGRALLPLPFFGALFTTLVLNEAGSDAQKAQWLPDLAEGKLFGAVGTEERAGGWDHAHVEDSARREGDGILLSGQKDLVVDAPSANLVIATFREEAGPSLFAVEARSPGVTLLPDELVDATRRSGAVQFGGVRVGEEARIGAPGAALSILGRVMPRIWAALAAEMVGGADRLLSMTVEYAKIRQQFGRAIGAFQAVKHPLVDVLARVEMTRSLVYRAAAAIDHAPAEGERLARMAKAIASDTYALAAAKAVQLHGGIGFTWECDVQLYFKRAQWSRAAFGDAAHHRRRIAEMVIGG; encoded by the coding sequence ATGACGAACGTGATCCCTGACGATTTCGGCTATGGCGAGGAGCAGGCGATGCTCCGGCGCGAGGCGCGCAAGGTGCTCGAGGGCGCGAGCACGACGGCGGCGGTGCGCGGGTGGATGGAGACGCCCGCGGGGTTCGACGAGGGAATGTGGAGGACCGCGGCCGAGGCGGGCTGGCTCGGGCTCGCGGTGCCCGCGGAGCACGGCGGCTCGGGGCTCGGCGCGGTGAGCCTCGCGGTGCTGATGGAGGAGATGGGCCGGGCGCTTCTGCCATTGCCGTTTTTCGGTGCGCTCTTCACGACCCTCGTGCTGAACGAGGCGGGGAGCGACGCGCAAAAGGCGCAATGGCTGCCCGACCTCGCGGAAGGCAAGCTCTTCGGGGCGGTCGGGACCGAGGAGCGCGCGGGCGGCTGGGATCATGCGCACGTGGAGGACTCGGCACGCCGCGAGGGGGACGGCATTCTTTTGTCCGGCCAGAAGGACCTGGTCGTCGACGCGCCGAGCGCGAATCTCGTGATTGCGACGTTCCGCGAGGAGGCGGGCCCGAGCCTGTTCGCCGTGGAGGCGCGATCGCCCGGGGTCACCCTTCTGCCAGACGAGCTCGTCGATGCGACCCGGCGGAGCGGGGCGGTGCAGTTTGGCGGGGTGCGGGTGGGCGAGGAGGCGCGCATCGGGGCGCCCGGGGCGGCGCTCTCCATTCTGGGCCGGGTGATGCCGCGGATCTGGGCGGCGCTCGCGGCCGAGATGGTGGGCGGCGCGGATCGGCTGCTGTCGATGACGGTCGAGTACGCGAAGATCCGCCAGCAATTCGGCCGCGCGATCGGCGCGTTCCAGGCGGTGAAGCACCCGCTCGTCGACGTCCTCGCCCGCGTGGAGATGACGCGCTCCTTGGTTTACCGCGCGGCGGCGGCGATCGACCACGCGCCGGCCGAGGGGGAGCGTTTGGCGCGGATGGCCAAGGCGATCGCGTCGGACACGTACGCGCTCGCGGCGGCGAAGGCGGTGCAGCTCCACGGAGGAATCGGTTTCACGTGGGAGTGCGACGTGCAGCTCTATTTCAAGCGCGCACAGTGGAGCCGGGCGGCGTTCGGGGACGCGGCGCACCACCGCAGGAGGATTGCCGAGATGGTGATCGGGGGGTGA